The Urocitellus parryii isolate mUroPar1 chromosome 6, mUroPar1.hap1, whole genome shotgun sequence genome includes a window with the following:
- the Ankrd60 gene encoding ankyrin repeat domain-containing protein 60, which translates to MTRGRAMRRAAGAGGALPERPLGGAPRQASLQPRARARSQSKQQAGEPVDSDPEVFFLRVRLEDTGEVFRVSNCRGDTTVRELREDLDLIVGIPFNLQRLHYLDQGDMTDDGTLKFHDVVPGGVISLSIWHYDGWIELVLAAVEGDLSKLSCLGITEDSFYRTANSRSLEGEKWKRWTSQRAFVALYIASHRGHCDAVRYLLEQGTSFLDSTPLGRTPLHVAVAMGRLDCMKLLLEHGAPIQEKDAKGETPISIARCVNRKLTEQRLFLLYWLAKGTGKTRIKDLILRQVFQRMCSSLGSRKTSS; encoded by the exons ATGACGCGCGGCCGGGCCATGCGGCGGGCGGCGGGGGCGGGCGGTGCGCTACCCGAGCGGCCGCTGGGGGGCGCCCCGCGCCAGGCCTCTTTGCAGCCCAGGGCCCGCGCCCGCAGCCAGAGCAAGCAGCAGGCGGGTGAGCCGGTGGACTCGGACCCTGAGGTCTTCTTCTTGCGGGTGCGGCTAGAGGACACTGGGGAGGTGTTCCGAGTGTCAAACTGCCGCGGTGACACGACCGTGCGGGAGCTTAGAGAGGACCTGGACCTGATTGTCGGCATCCCCTTCAACCTCCAGCGGCTCCACTACTTGGACCAAg GAGATATGACAGATGACGGCACCCTCAAGTTCCATGACGTCGTGCCCGGAGGAGTGATTTCCCTGAGCATTTGGCATTACGATGGCTGGATAGAACTGGTTCTGGCAGCCGTGGAAGGGGACCTCAGTAAG CTGTCCTGTCTCGGGATCACTGAAGATTCCTTCTACCGAACAGCAAATTCACGCTCCTTGGAGGGTGAGAAGTGGAAGCGGTGGACATCCCAGAGAGCATTTGTGGCCTTGTACATCGCCTCCCACAGAGGTCACTGTGACGCGGTGCGGTACCTTCTAGAACAag GTACCAGCTTCCTGGATAGCACGCCCCTGGGCAGGACGCCCCTGCACGTGGCCGTGGCCATGGGCCGGCTGGACTGCATGAAACTCCTGCTGGAGCACGGGGCCCCCATCCAGGAGAAGGACGCCAAGGGGGAGACCCCCATCTCCATCGCCCGCTGCGTGAACCGCAAGCTGACGGAGCAGCGCCTGTTCCTGCTCTACTGGCTGGCCAAGGGGACGGGGAAGACGCGCATCAAGGACCTGATCCTGAGGCAGGTCTTCCAGAGGATGTGCTCCAGCTTGGGCTCCAGGAAGACCTCAAGTTAG